One segment of Pyricularia oryzae 70-15 chromosome 3, whole genome shotgun sequence DNA contains the following:
- a CDS encoding endoplasmic reticulum mannosyl-oligosaccharide 1,2-alpha-mannosidase: MAYHTCSIFKRRPAVFFLLIGIFFLISIHRKQSSFVTETYWQFQAQPDFNDGNFHWANVPLNHPISPQFMTKIPSTRAKAIPKIQHAFKKETPEQRKVRLARLEQVRSNFTHAWSGYKKFAWLHDEVLPVTGGERDVFGGWAATLVDSLDSLYIMGLTDDFDEAVQAVIKIDFTKTSLDEINVFETTIRYLGGLLAAYDISGGRRGNHATVLLHKAIELGDMLYVAFDTPNHMPILRWKLKALMDAVKAPYGGLNGQTQGVAADGQKRLMSPPNQAAPDGGLVAEIGSLTLEFTRLSQITGNPKYFDAVQRIMDLLAKQQDDTRLPGMWPVVIGPNRANFREHTGFSIGGMADSVYEYLPKEYILLSGKLPQYQEMYTKALGAMKRNIFYRPRITSPYGKEAPRILLPGDIQVEPNEPLLGQEPEPRVQHLGCFAGGMVALAARAFSTPQEMDTARQLVEGCMWAYEHSPGGIMPEVMHTTRCPRRAGKPSPATAADDDLDHIPPCAWDEDAWHADVAAHAELPADDVHRIGGQIAEQHLVPGVVRYDDRRYILRPEAIESVFVLYRTTGDRALLDRAWAMFETIVRLTKTDIAHAALADCTVKDPKKSNSMESFWLAETLKYFFLLYSEPDVVSLDEYVLNTEAHPLRIAK; encoded by the coding sequence ATGGCCTACCACACCTGTAGCATATTCAAGAGGCGGCCGGCTGTCTTCTTTCTGCTAATCGGCATCTTCTTCTTGATTTCCATCCATCGCAAACAATCATCATTTGTCACCGAGACATATTGGCAGTTTCAGGCCCAGCCCGACTTCAACGATGGCAACTTTCACTGGGCTAACGTCCCTCTGAACCACCCCATTTCCCCTCAGTTCATGACCAAGATCCCATCCACAAGAGCCAAGGCGATCCCAAAGATCCAGCACGCCTTTAAGAAGGAAACCCCTGAGCAAAGGAAGGTTCGCCTCGCCCGCTTAGAGCAGGTCCGCAGTAACTTCACCCACGCCTGGTCCGGCTACAAGAAGTTCGCCTGGCTCCACGATGAGGTGCTGCCTGTTACAGGTGGCGAACGCGATGTTTTTGGCGGATGGGCTGCTACTCTGGTCGATTCGCTTGATTCTCTCTACATCATGGGCCTCACTGATGATTTCGACGAGGCCGTTCAAGCAGTCATCAAGATCGACTTTACCAAGACAAGCTTGGACGAGATAAATGTCTTTGAGACTACGATCCGCTACCTTGGTGGCTTGTTGGCCGCCTACGACATCAGCGGAGGGCGACGAGGAAATCATGCAACCGTTCTTCTTCACAAGGCAATCGAGCTGGGTGACATGCTCTACGTAGCTTTTGACACCCCTAATCACATGCCTATACTCCGTTGGAAGCTCAAGGCGCTCATGGATGCTGTCAAAGCTCCATATGGGGGTTTAAATGGCCAAACTCAAGGTGTGGCGGCGGATGGACAGAAGCGGCTCATGTCACCCCCAAACCAAGCAGCCCCCGATGGCGGCCTGGTTGCCGAGATTGGCTCACTCACCCTCGAGTTCACTCGTCTCAGCCAGATCACCGGAAATCCCAAATACTTCGACGCCGTACAGCGCATCATGGACCTTCTAGCAAAGCAGCAAGACGACACAAGACTACCCGGAATGTGGCCGGTCGTCATCGGGCCCAACCGAGCAAACTTTAGAGAGCACACGGGCTTCTCCATCGGAGGAATGGCCGACAGCGTCTACGAGTACCTTCCCAAGGAATACATTCTTCTCTCCGGCAAGCTCCCCCAGTATCAAGAAATGTATACCAAGGCCCTCGGTGCCATGAAGCGAAACATCTTTTACCGACCGCGAATCACGAGCCCCTACGGCAAGGAGGCTCCCAGAATTTTGCTCCCCGGCGACATCCAAGTCGAGCCTAACGAGCCTCTTCTCGGACAGGAGCCGGAGCCCAGGGTCCAGCACCTCGGCTGCTTCGCGGGAGGCATGGTGGCGctcgccgcgcgcgccttCTCCACGCCTCAGGAGATGGACACGGCACGCCAGCTCGTCGAGGGCTGCATGTGGGCATACGAACACTCCCCGGGCGGTATTATGCCCGAAGTGATGCACACGACGCGCTGCCCGCGCCGCGCCGGCAAGCCCTcccccgccaccgccgccgacgacgacCTAGACCACATCCCGCCCTGCGCCTGGGACGAGGACGCCTGGCACGCCGACGTGGCCGCGCACGCCGAGCTCCCCGCCGACGACGTGCACAGGATCGGCGGGCAGATCGCGGAGCAGCACCTGGTGCCGGGCGTCGTGCGCTACGACGACAGGCGCTACATACTGCGGCCCGAGGCCATCGAGAGCGTGTTTGTGCTGTACCGCACGACGGGCGACCGCGCGCTGCTGGACCGGGCCTGGGCCATGTTCGAGACCATTGTGCGGCTGACCAAGACGGACATTGCGCACGCCGCGCTGGCCGACTGCACCGTCAAAGACCCCAAGAAGAGCAACTCGATGGAGAGCTTCTGGCTCGCCGAGACGCTGAAGTACTTCTTTCTGCTGTATTCGGAGCCGGACGTCGTCAGTCTTGACGAGTATGTCCTCAACACCGAAGCGCACCCCTTGAGGATCGCCAAGTGA
- a CDS encoding autophagy-like protein 17 translates to MPSSSSARSSQSLRSSAAAAVSTSSGAADQPSVPIEILVEHLLAAKRSLSSMTLVLEANDLTTQARSVHEDSVVLAARTAFLRAGIAQQIHTLERIRRGLARTYDVGRRDFEQLIKVLDDAGERLTRTMNVLHNTIVDPVFRPAGEEPRSLMFFVDEGNVDRLTKSLKESIAELKAAETSYDGDLLRFDNDIRSVKKHLLAAPGLPSPSNSVFSRPMADLVRTLTNHSHAMAENLSSLTRHFDLCVTAVRASEGGAALALRKAAEDGPSTISISGVIRGDGTDADDQDIKTMSARERDEMLRVVMQDATEVGEVVRDINSGLEEMQALGALVEQQAAHVRTAHECTLDAFRRLEEVEARLGSYVAAEREYVDRCEVEKDAIHERLAQAEDLVVFYEGYAGAYDGLVLEYERRRNVEDKIRALWRKAAAAVEKLEEQDAAARDSMRKDVGDYIPGDLWVGMDDPVRKWKVVAVDEGEGGSGEIEGSSVRLKKGTVEAARERVHGR, encoded by the exons ATGCCGTCTTCAAGTTCCGCCAGATCGTCTCAATCTTTGCGCAGCTCCGCTGCCGCTGCAGTCTCGACCTCATCTGGCGCCGCCGACCAACCGTCCGTACCTATCGAGATCCTCGTCGAGCACCTCCTTGCAGCGAAGCGCTCCCTCTCGTCCATgactctagttctagaagcCAATGACTTGACTACACAAGCCCGCTCGGTGCACGAAGACAGCGTTGTgctcgcggcccgcaccgcATTCCTTCGCGCCGGCATCGCCCAGCAGATCCACACACTGGAGCGCATTCGCCGCGGGCTGGCGAGGACTTACGATGTTGGTCGCAGGGACTTCGAACAATTAATCAAGGTCCTCGACGATGCTGGCGAGCGACTCACACGTACGATGAATGTGCTGCACAACACAATAGTTGATCCTGTCTTTCGCCCCGCGGGAGAGGAGCCGAGAAGTTTGATGTTCTTTGTCGACGAGGGCAACGTAGACCGCTTGACCAAGTCACTGAAGGAGAGCATTGCCGAGCTCAAG GCTGCCGAAACATCATATGACGGTGATCTTCTGCGTTTTGACAACGACATCCGCTCCGTCAAGAAGCATTTGCTCGCAGCGCCCGGACTACCGTCTCCATCAAATTCGGTGTTTTCCCGTCCGATGGCTGACCTCGTCCGTACCCTAACGAACCACTCCCACGCCATGGCCGAGAACCTCAGCTCTTTAACCCGACACTTTGACCTATGCGTCACGGCTGTGCGCGCATCTGAGGGTGGCGCCGCGCTGGcccttcgcaaggcagccgaGGACGGACCGTCGACCATTTCCATCTCGGGCGTGATCCGTGGCGACGGCACCGACGCTGACGACCAGGACATCAAAACCATGTCGGCACGTGAGCGCGATGAGATGCTCCGGGTAGTGATGCAGGATGCCACCGAAGTGGGCGAGGTCGTGCGCGACATCAATTCCGGCCTTGAGGAAATGCAGGCGCTCGGGGCACTGGTGGAGCAGCAGGCGGCGCACGTTCGCACAGCCCACGAGTGCACCCTGGATGCCTTCCGCCGCCTCGAAGAGGTCGAAGCCCGACTCGGGAGCTACGTTGCTGCCGAGCGTGAATACGTAGATCGCTGCGAGGTGGAGAAGGACGCCATCCATGAGCGGCTCGCCCAGGCCGAGGATCTGGTTGTATTCTACGAGGGCTACGCTGGTGCCTACGATGGTCTCGTGCTGGAGTACGAGCGTCGGAGGAACGTAGAGGATAAGATCAGGGCCCTTTGGCGCAAGGCGGCCGCCGCTGTCgagaagctcgaggagcAGGACGCTGCGGCGCGCGACTCGATGAGGAAGGACGTCGGTGATTACATACCCGGTGACCTGTGGGTGGGGATGGACGATCCGGTGCGCAAGTGGAAGGTTGTGGCGGTTGATGAGGGTGAAGGTGGTAGCGGAGAGATTGAAGGATCATCCGTGCGTCTAAAAAAGGGTACCGTCGAGGCGGCGAGGGAGAGGGTACATGGACGTTGA
- a CDS encoding atypical/RIO/RIO1 protein kinase, which translates to MSSTTTNSAAMADPHQPPYSTTEGSSFTNRESTPRTLTSNVNRDNGQLPVGVEEDEDDYLDDIFEDDDDAAEYDPTTGDLTKTYNRQRQLNDGQSSGAPRSNAQKPSANTFASVDDQISALSRHAAKLRLDDVKQTQTREKDKSDRATSELVLDQRTRMILLQLINQGFVAEVHGAISTGKEANVYGAVSYPDGGDGAAVQKAIKIYKTAILVFKDRERYIAGEHRFKSGAEKGNNRKMVKLWAEKEFRNLRRIYTAGIPCPEPIKLKLHVLVMSFLGDRKGWAYPRLRDANIQGEDSDKQWRDLYAQLLGLMRRMYQVCRLVHADLSEYNILYNDGKLYIIDVSQSVEHDHPRSLEFLRMDIKNMGDFFRRKGVDTLSDRTIFNFITATEGPVEEPAMSEAVDHLYEVRPTLGDSDQAIAELEVDNEVFRNQYIPQTLEQVYDIEKDAQKLGQGQGDDLVYRNLLADTVVNKKDDGAEEDESASGSDGGASVDSEDDSEEDESRFEKGKPRGKRFEDKDEKKEHKQAVKEAKREKRKDKMPKHLKKKLVNSSTRKKK; encoded by the exons ATGTCATCTACAACGACAAATTCCGCTGCGATGGCAGACCCTCATCAGCCGCCATACTCCACCACGGAGGGCAGCAGTTTCACCAACAGAGAGTCTACCCCGCGCACACTGACCAGCAATGTCAACCGGGATAATGGCCAGCTGCCGGTCGGTGTTGAAGAGGATGAGGACGACTATCTCGACGATATCTTtgaagacgatgacgatgcggCCGAGTACGATCCCACAACCGGCGACCTAACCAAAACCTACAACCGGCAGCGCCAACTGAACGATGGGCAGTCTTCAGGTGCGCCCCGGTCCAACGCGCAGAAACCCTCTGCCAACACATTCGCAAGTGTCGATGATCAAATATCGGCCCTCTCTCGCCATGCCGCGAAGTTGCGACTCGACGATGTCAAGCAAACCCAAACCCGCGAGAAAGACAAGTCAGACCGTGCCACCAGCGAGTTGGTGCTtgaccaacggacccgaatgATTCTTTTACAACTCATCAACCAGGGCTTTGTCGCTGAGGTGCACGGTGCTATCAGCACAGGCAAAGAAGCAAACGTTTATGGCGCCGTCTCGTACCCTGATGGCGGTGACGGTGCCGCGGTACAGAAGGCAATCAAGATCTACAAGACCGCCATCTTGGTTTTCAAGGACCGTGAGCGGTACATTGCAGGCGAGCATCGTTTCAAGTCTGGAGCTGAGAAGGGAAACAACCGCAAGATGGTCAAGTTGTGGGCCGAGAAGGAGTTCCGCAACTTGAGGCGCATATACACTGCTGGAATTCCCTGTCCCGAGCCGATAAAGCTGAAGCTTCATGTCCTCGTTATGAGCTTCCTTGGCGATCGCAAAGGCTGGGCATACCCCCGTCTCCGTGATGCCAACATCCAAGGCGAAGATTCAGACAAGCAGTGGCGTGATCTCTACGCACAACTTCTTGGGCTCATGCGCCGGATGTACCAGGTCTGCAGACTGGTTCATGCCGATTTGAGCGAGTACAACATTTTGTACAACGATGGAAAGCTGTATATCATTGATGTGTCTCAAAGTGTTGAGCATGATCATCCACGCTCTCTCGAGTTCTTGAGGATGGATATCAAGAATATGGGAGATTTCTTCCGTCGCAAGGGTGTCGACACGCTCTCTGACAGGACAATTTTCAACTTCATCACAGCGACTGAGGGACCGGTCGAGGAGCCTGCAATGTCGGAAGCTGTAGATCATCTCTACGAAGTTCGGCCAACACTTGGAGACTCGGACCAGGCGATTGCCGAGCTTGAGGTCGACAACGAGGTCTTCCGAAACCAGTATATCCCTCAAACACTAGAGCAGGTTTATGATATCGAGAAGGATGCTCAGAAGCTTGGTCAAGGCCAAGGTGATGACCTTGTCTACCGCAATCTTCTTGCTGACACTGTCGTCAACAAGAAGGACGACGGTGCCGAGGAAGACGAGAGTGCCTCAGGGTCCGATGGAGGCGCGTCGGTCGATAGCGAAGACGACAGTGAAGAGGATGAGAGTCGGTTTGAGAAGGGCAAACCCCGTGGAAAGAGGTTTGAGGATAAGGACGAGAAAAAG GAGCACAAACAAGCTGTCAAGGAGGCGAAGAGGGAGAAACGTAAGGACAAGATGCCCAAACACCTCAAGAAAAAGCTTGTCAACAGCTCCACCCGGAAGAAGAAATGA